The region TCATTTTCCCAGACACTAAAAAGCCTGCATCCGCACCTCAACGTCGTGCTTTACGATCAGCCCTATGCAGGCCAATCAAAAGCACACAACCGACACCAGACAATGCTGACAAAAGAACTTGAAGCACAGGTGCTCCTGGAGCTGATCGAGCATTTTGAAGCGAATTATCTGTTGTCATTTTCATGGGGTGGCACCGCAGCACTGACCGCGCTGACAAGCGCACCCCGACGGATCAAAAAAGCCGTCATCAGCTCGTTCTCGCCGCTCATCAACTCTGCCATGCGCGACTATCTGGAACGAGGCAGCCGCTGCCTGGCCGCTTGCAATCGCACACAGGTCGGGCAACTGGTCAACGATACATTGGGCAAGCACTTGCCCTCACTGTTCAAGCGCTTCAACTTTCGACACGTCAGCACCCTCGCCGAACACGAGTACGCGCAAATGCATTTCCACATAGACCAGGTACTGACCAGCGACCGCCTGTGCTACCTGAACGCAACCCAAGGCATCGACATACCGGTGTTATTCATCAACGGCGCACTGGATGAATACACCGCCGCCAGCGACGCACACCACTTTGCCCGTCCCATTCAGAACAGCCAGTTCATTTGTCTGGAAAATACCGGTCACTTTCTGGATATGGAACACAAAAACGCACGTCATATCAGCAAGATTGCCCTGCTGAATTTTTTAACGCCGATCCGTCAGCCGAGTCCGTGCGCGTCCCCCCTGAAAGCGACTCAAAACACGCCCAAGGGATTGAACAACCTTGTAAATTTCGCATTACACGAATAAAAACTTCTCATCCAGGCCGACTTCTGGTACAAAGTCAGCCGCTCTACGCGGGTATAGTTTAGTGGCAAAACGAAAGCTTCCCAAGCTTTAGTTGAGGGTTCGATTCCCTCTACCCGCTCCACTTTTGCTTCCCTTCCGTTTCCTCGCATCTCCCCCCTGAACCAACAAACAAACGCACGCACCATGAAGTTAACGAGCATTTGCTTGAGCGCGAGCCGCTTTATCCCATCGCGTGGATCAACCCCGGCAAAGCATGCACCAGGGCGCTGATCGCAAAACCGATAAACATCACGCCGCACAACCGGGTAATCAGCAACTCATGACGCTGATACAACGCCCGGACATGACCCGCACCTACAATGCCGACCAAAATCACATACGCGGCCGCTCCTCCAACGAAGCTCAATGCGATTAACCACGGCAACATTGACCAGGTCAGCAGCTCTGCACGACTGGAAAGCAGCGCGGTGAAAGTGGCGACGGCAACGGGATACGCTTTAGGGTTGGTCAAGCCAAAAAGAATGCCATGGGCAAAAGGCTGGCGAGCCGGGCCTTGTTGGGCCGCGCTGCTTTTCCGGGCGAGCACCGCACGCAAACCGAGCCAAAACAGGTAAAGCCCGCTCAGCAACCCCAGCACGTTGAAAGTCGTACTGCCAAATTCACGCGCACCGACGATGGCAATCAACGCCGTGCTGCACCAGATCACATCCCCCAATAAATGCCCGCAGAGAAATCCGGCACCGGCACGTCGCCCCCGTGCCGCACCAATGCCAAAAACAGCCAGCACGCCGGGGCCAGGGGTGATGCCATAGATAAAACCTGAGGCCAGTACGGCCAATAACAATGAAGGGGTCATGCGAAAAGCTCCAGAAAAACAGCTTCACGGTCTCCAGTTATCCGTGGCTGAGCCCGATTCTGCACGTTCTAAAACACGATGTAACCGTTAGCGCTGCAAATCCCGCGGGAAAACTCAGGGCAGCCGCGGGCGGACGCTATGCGTGATTAATGCCGACGCCCCAGCAGATTGACCACCAACCGATCAACCCAGCCCCAGATCCGCTGTTTGACACGACGCCAGAGTGGCCGCGATTGCCAGGCCTGCAGGCTGATGGGCAGGCTTTGCTCGAAGTCTGCGGCAAAACTGGCCGCCACCGCCTGGGTGAGGCCGGGGTCGAGAGCCTCAAGGTTGGCCTCAAGGTTAAAGTGCAGATTCCAATGGTCGAAGTTGCATGAACCGATGCTGACCCAATCATCAATCAGCACCATTTTCAGATGCAAAAAACACGGTTGGTATTCAAAGATCTGCACACCGGCCTTGAGCAGTCGCGGGTAATAACGATGTCCGGCATAGCGCACTGAAGGATGATCCGTTCGGGGCCCCGTCAGCAGCAACCGCACATCGACGCCTCGCCCCGCCGCCCGACGCAGTGAACGACGAACGCTCCAGGTGGGCAGGAAATACGGCGTGGCCAGCCAGATCCGGTGCTGGGCACTGTTAATCGCCCGTACCAGAGATTGCAGAATATCCCGATGCTGGCGCGCATCCGCGTATGCGACCCGGCCCATGCCTGCACCCGCATCAGGCACCCGCGGCAAATGCGGCAGGCCAAAGTGAGTCGCAGGTTTCCAGGCCTTACGGCTGATGTTTGCGCGCCATTGACGATCAAACAGCATCTGCCAGTCCAGAACCAGAGGCCCCAGAATTTCGACCATGACTTCATGCCAGTCGCAGCTATCGAGACCGGGCTGCCAGAACTCATCCGTCACCCCTGTGCCCCCCACCACAGCGATCTGCTGATCGACCAGCAATAACTTGCGGTGGTCGCGGTACAGGTTATTCAACCCGTTGCGCCAGCGAATACGGTTGTAGAAACGCAATTCCACCCCGGCATCGATCAGCCGACGGCGCAAGCTTGAGGTAAACGCCAGGCTACCGTAGCCGTCAAACAGGCAGCGCACGCGAACCTGGCGCTGCGCGGCATGCTCCAATGCTTGCACAATGGCTTCGGCGCATCCCCCGGCCTCCACCAGATACAGTTCCAGATCGACATGCTGTTCAGCGTGTTTGATGGCATCGATCATCCGCGGGAAAAACTGCGGGCCATCGATCAGCAACTCGAACTGGTTGGCGCCGCGCCAGGGGAAGATTGCGCCAGCCATGATCAGCGGGCCGTAAAGATCAGCACCGCACCCACCGGCACTGAAAAACTGATCGCCGACAAACCGGCCATTTTACGCAGGGTTTCAAGCTCAGGCTGCAGACCAAAGTCCTCGGCCTGGAGCATCAACGGCTCAAGGGTCACGACCTGAAACCGCCGCTCATCAAGACGGGTGGCTAACAACTCCGCTTCATAGACATGTTGCTTGCCGCGCAAAGTCACCGTGACCGGCAAGTGCAATTCCAGCTGAGCGCCAGAGGCCAATGCATTAATGGGCTGCAAGTCGATTTGCGCAGTAATTTGCGCTTCGGGGAAATGCTTGAAATCAAATAACAGGTCACGCATTCGCTCATCGCGCAACGGCACAGCGCTGTTGACCGAGTCCATCTCGATCCGCAATTGCGCGAGCCCTTTGCTGTCGACTTTACCGTGCAGGACCAAAAAACGATGAACGTTCGCCACATTGGCATTTTGCGTGGTGATAAAGGACAGCCGTGACGACTCACCATCAAGGTACCAATTGGCCTGGGCAGTTACGCTCATCCCAAGGGTCAGCCACAGGGCACAGACAGAAGACAACAACACTTTAAACATAAAAACTCATCGGCAGATAAACG is a window of Pseudomonas taetrolens DNA encoding:
- a CDS encoding alpha/beta fold hydrolase, producing the protein MIKPETAVLDVQGQFRIHTELYRSETAEHTIILVNGSLATTASFSQTLKSLHPHLNVVLYDQPYAGQSKAHNRHQTMLTKELEAQVLLELIEHFEANYLLSFSWGGTAALTALTSAPRRIKKAVISSFSPLINSAMRDYLERGSRCLAACNRTQVGQLVNDTLGKHLPSLFKRFNFRHVSTLAEHEYAQMHFHIDQVLTSDRLCYLNATQGIDIPVLFINGALDEYTAASDAHHFARPIQNSQFICLENTGHFLDMEHKNARHISKIALLNFLTPIRQPSPCASPLKATQNTPKGLNNLVNFALHE
- a CDS encoding LysE family translocator, encoding MTPSLLLAVLASGFIYGITPGPGVLAVFGIGAARGRRAGAGFLCGHLLGDVIWCSTALIAIVGAREFGSTTFNVLGLLSGLYLFWLGLRAVLARKSSAAQQGPARQPFAHGILFGLTNPKAYPVAVATFTALLSSRAELLTWSMLPWLIALSFVGGAAAYVILVGIVGAGHVRALYQRHELLITRLCGVMFIGFAISALVHALPGLIHAMG
- a CDS encoding phospholipase D-like domain-containing protein produces the protein MAGAIFPWRGANQFELLIDGPQFFPRMIDAIKHAEQHVDLELYLVEAGGCAEAIVQALEHAAQRQVRVRCLFDGYGSLAFTSSLRRRLIDAGVELRFYNRIRWRNGLNNLYRDHRKLLLVDQQIAVVGGTGVTDEFWQPGLDSCDWHEVMVEILGPLVLDWQMLFDRQWRANISRKAWKPATHFGLPHLPRVPDAGAGMGRVAYADARQHRDILQSLVRAINSAQHRIWLATPYFLPTWSVRRSLRRAAGRGVDVRLLLTGPRTDHPSVRYAGHRYYPRLLKAGVQIFEYQPCFLHLKMVLIDDWVSIGSCNFDHWNLHFNLEANLEALDPGLTQAVAASFAADFEQSLPISLQAWQSRPLWRRVKQRIWGWVDRLVVNLLGRRH
- a CDS encoding YceI family protein → MFKVLLSSVCALWLTLGMSVTAQANWYLDGESSRLSFITTQNANVANVHRFLVLHGKVDSKGLAQLRIEMDSVNSAVPLRDERMRDLLFDFKHFPEAQITAQIDLQPINALASGAQLELHLPVTVTLRGKQHVYEAELLATRLDERRFQVVTLEPLMLQAEDFGLQPELETLRKMAGLSAISFSVPVGAVLIFTAR